The segment TTCACTAGTTTTCTTTAAAATTTATTAAAAATTATTTCCTTATTTTAGAATTAATTTCCTGTTCCTACTGTACCTCTTCCTCCTAGGTCAAAATCACCTGTTCCTACACCACCTCTTCCTCCAATGTCGAAACCACCTGTTCCAACTGTACCTCTTCCACCGATGTTGAAATCACCTGTTCCTACACCACCTCTTCCACCGATATTGAAATCACCTGTTCCTACACCACCTCTTCCTCCAATGGTTGGAGTTGTAAATGACGTGACAATAAGCATTAAAGCTAATAATCCGAATGTTGTTGCTAATTTTTTCATAATTTGAGACTTTTATGTGTTAATGTTTTATTTCGTTTTTTGTTGTGTGTCCTAACAATTGATTTGAGGCAATGTGACACTTACACGGTGTAAAACTAAAAAGGATGCCTCTGTGAATACCTATGAATATTGGTGTTTATGGTAGAATGATGCCGTTTGATAGTGGATGATAGCCAAATCTTGGTGGATGGTTTTTGAGAATTTTTGGTTTTTGACCAAAAAGCTTGTCATTATTGGCTTTGACAAAATTCATTTTGAAGTAGCGAGCATGAAATTTGGGTAGATGTACTCCTAAAACTATAGATTATATATAAAATAAAAACAAAACCTTACAGCTTTGTCTCTATCAAGAAAATGTATAGATGACAAAACTAAATTGTAAATGGGATAGTAATGTTTATGGAAGTGCTTATAGTATTTGATTCAATAAAGACTTCTCCTTTAAGAGATTTGACACGATGGTTTATATTATTCAAACCAATCCCTGCAAAGTTAACATTAGTGTCAAATCCTTTTCCGTTATCGGTAATACAAAGGCAAATATTGTTCTTATTTAAAGCCAGGCTAATAATGACATTAGAAGCTCTAGCATATTTGTTAATGTTGTGACTTGCTTCCTGGATAATTCGGTATAAATTCATTTTTATCCCGCTTGAAATATGATTCCAATCAATATTTTTAGATATCTCAAGTATGTATTGTGAACTAGTTGTAGTGTTTTGTGTAATTATAAACTCATTTAAAATCACTACAAAACTATTACTTTCCTTAAAAACATCTAAATTCAAATTGTGGGCAATATTTCGTATTTCTTGTTCTATTTTATAAATTTCTTGGACATGGATTAAGCACTTATTTATAGTTTCTTTGTCTTTTTGGTATGATAACATATTGAGATTAAGACGTGTGCTGGCCAATCTGTTCATTACACCATCATGCAATTCAATCGCTATTCTTTTTTTCTCACTTTGCCTTGCTTCTTCTTCTTTTCTTTTTTGGTTTAGCATCAAATCATAGATTTCTTCATTGGCTTTTTGCTGCTCTTGTAGTAATTGTAACTCTTTTTGTTTAGATTGTTGACGCGTTATGATAAGGATTAAAAGCACAAATAAAACAATAACTGTAGCTATTGTAGCTACAATCCATTTTTGATTAACTGCTTTGTCCTTTTCTTGAGTAATCTCTTCGGTTTCATAGGCTATTCGAGCAAATTTATCTCTAAAGTTCCGTTCCGAAATTTGCAGACTATTATTAACCCGAATATATTCTTGCGCATTGGTTGAGGCGTTTTTTTTGTCAACTTTTATGAGTTGTTCTAAAGTAACTAGAATATCCGAGGGATTGTTATAACTTTTTGAAAGGAAAAGTGCTTTTTTAGCAGCTCTTATAGCATTTGCAGTATCATTTATTTTCTCATAATACATGGAAAGATACATCTGATTGTAATTACTGCCATTTATTGTTTTACTATTTTTATAAATATTATCTGCTATAAAAAACACCTTAGGCAATTCTTTTAAATTATTCATTTTAAGTTTGGAATACCCTAAAAGACTTACAGCAGTAGCATAATTGCTTGGGTTTATTTCTTTAAAGTCTTTATTTTTTATAATTGAATCTAACTCATTATAAGCTTTTTTATATTCCCCTATTTCAATATAAGATGTAGAAATGTTATTAGCAATGATGTTTTTCATTTTTAAATTGCACCTTTTTCTGTTAATTTTTAGGTAATATTCAATCGCTTTATTGTCTTGTTTGAGACCTCCTAAATTATTACCTATTTGATTAAGGATAACTCCGTATGGAATATTACTTCTATATTTTTTTTGTATTTTTAATACTTCGAAAGCTGTTTTATTACTACCTAATAAGTCTCCCGCATAATATTGAGTAAGGCTAATATTAAATAGCAAACTCATAATTTCTTTGTGTTCACTAAGTTGAAATAAATGCTTTTTTGCTTTAAAAAAATAATATAACGCTTTTTCGTTTTCTGAGTTATTCATATAGTATAATCCTAATACTTTATAGCTCAAACTAATCCAATAATCATCTTTTAATAATAATGCTTTTTTTAGCATTAAAGCAGAATTAAACTTCAATTCTTTTAATTGATTAAATCGATGAAAGTTCATAGTTGTTTTATACAACGATGAAATTGATACCGTATCATTCATATTCATATTAATCATAGAATATGCCTTATTATTATACCCTTTTCTTTTTCCATAGGACATGTTGTCATTACCCGCCAAATCAAGATATTTCTGAATAGAATCATTCCTGGCCTGAGCGTCTTTATCTACAGTTTTAGAAGTACAACCATATAAAGATGTCAACAAAATAATAACCCAATAAGAGAGTAGTCTATTCATAAAGCCAATATAGTAAAAACGAATTGAGTCCCGGTTTAAAAAACCGGAACCCAATTCTACCACAATTTAATTTATCTTCATCAAACTTGTATTGTTAGTTATTGCAAATTTCTTTCAATAAGAAAAATACGCTCTTGATTTTGACATTGTAAAAGTAAATCGCGATTTTCACATTTTGGTACACTAAAAGTGTACATTTTATAAATTTTCAAATTAATTGTAAAATATCTTATTCTTCCTTTACCGTAATTACAACATCATCCTCAAACTTGTACTCGCCTTTCTTATAAATTTCTTTATTAGTCAGTACAATTTCATACGTATAAATACCTTTAGGAAATTGAAATAGACATTCCTTCCCATCTTTTGGGATAATGAGTTCTTTTTTAAAACTGTCTCCGTCTTCTTTTTTACCTGTAATTATAAAAGTAATCCTTTCGTTAAGTTTGTTTTTTACGCATACACTTTCAATTACTTTACTGTCCTTTTTAGCTCCTGATTTGCTTGTCTTCAGTACCGACAAGCCACTTAATAAAAGTTCGCCTCCCTTGATTACATTGTTAAGATCCGTTTGGGGAAATAATGATTGGCTCATAAATAATACCAAAAGCAGTATTTTGTGTTTCATTTTTTTATTGTTTTCAATTAACCCATTACTGCGGCAAGTATCATTGCTTTGAGCCTTTTTGTAGCTGTTGTAGTATCAA is part of the Flavobacterium sangjuense genome and harbors:
- a CDS encoding tetratricopeptide repeat-containing sensor histidine kinase, producing the protein MNRLLSYWVIILLTSLYGCTSKTVDKDAQARNDSIQKYLDLAGNDNMSYGKRKGYNNKAYSMINMNMNDTVSISSLYKTTMNFHRFNQLKELKFNSALMLKKALLLKDDYWISLSYKVLGLYYMNNSENEKALYYFFKAKKHLFQLSEHKEIMSLLFNISLTQYYAGDLLGSNKTAFEVLKIQKKYRSNIPYGVILNQIGNNLGGLKQDNKAIEYYLKINRKRCNLKMKNIIANNISTSYIEIGEYKKAYNELDSIIKNKDFKEINPSNYATAVSLLGYSKLKMNNLKELPKVFFIADNIYKNSKTINGSNYNQMYLSMYYEKINDTANAIRAAKKALFLSKSYNNPSDILVTLEQLIKVDKKNASTNAQEYIRVNNSLQISERNFRDKFARIAYETEEITQEKDKAVNQKWIVATIATVIVLFVLLILIITRQQSKQKELQLLQEQQKANEEIYDLMLNQKRKEEEARQSEKKRIAIELHDGVMNRLASTRLNLNMLSYQKDKETINKCLIHVQEIYKIEQEIRNIAHNLNLDVFKESNSFVVILNEFIITQNTTTSSQYILEISKNIDWNHISSGIKMNLYRIIQEASHNINKYARASNVIISLALNKNNICLCITDNGKGFDTNVNFAGIGLNNINHRVKSLKGEVFIESNTISTSINITIPFTI